From the genome of Nasonia vitripennis strain AsymCx chromosome 1, Nvit_psr_1.1, whole genome shotgun sequence, one region includes:
- the LOC103316425 gene encoding uncharacterized protein LOC103316425, translating into MDIMLIRWIIVLFGVSVGSCLTLENNSTATPQNSTTNLSTLNNDLQQSIKPKRQLDEFDFDSSTFDDLPSIFPAKEITSLSTFNDDEIEDISGFIPSASFKVTRSNSESLGTHGENYESPNPPAPNYHSSPQVASQATNSQANLYSNEDSEALSQVRQTETSYNNQVTTPLYIDSYVTHPKYAATKSSAFPSENQYKVPAKVQFNSYPTLSELAPNVPVYGPIAQVSLHSIVPNNHHQVQQSASQNTAYKAPIAHNFKNIHPTTKVYAPLHAHNQQQQYDPQFQNYAHNPYDNVQYTTTPGLEISNKKLELPVIQLQTAQNYPGYIQTLETTPLIFSSETGLQYKADPGFRLSYEFAKPKHNHPNQRSGTNSPFLGVASPIQVLPVQTASSTAQFPKFKGASIGQFPSRGFSKIPNDYQEFKSQPQLHFNANANTNPKSYHQSAFYTKPLEEIRTDVEVIDKIKPIPPLPKTDDDDDETADDDSGEGFKKTDSYFPKNDDDDDVETLPKKYFKQSELEGDFQPSKSYPFDEYDGKFGKQKKVNINDEDDDDDDDDDANVNLAAKYRYLAKSEDDDDDDDNDENASAEDKPKSKYKVYPLHKNFRKNKNIEDDEDEEETQKQEKREKILDREQHGRRKSKGHKGRSKSYADEFEETFRRKPNKLKHSHRRSKGSKASKESNERPRISASYSASASLKKNRHRAYRDESGEPSSRPSSLSGPTRQTFKRDYRLEESDKPKKDINRKTLPQVVWQDSYGMRVNNPEDEALRSSYSKEEAAVIDSYGSTRKPSTTSSQELTTKLPHKSTTLPSQNDDKLGSSTFSRRGSWKSAGIKIKPISNESYSKPSGSGLKALVNPKQNYFSPLLGRGEIFRTLKGV; encoded by the exons ATGGATATCATGCTG ATTCGATGGATAATCGTTCTCTTCGGAGTAAGTGTAGGATCATGTCTGACGCTGGAAAATAATTCTACTGCCACGCCCCAGAATAGTACAACGAATTTGTCAACACTGAATAACGATTTACAGCAAAGTATTAAGCCCAAACGCCAGCTCGACGAGTTTGACTTTGATTCAAGTACATTCGACGATTTACCGAGTATATTTCCCGCTAAAGAAATCACCAGTCTAAGTACTTTTAATGATGATGAAATCGAAGATATTAGTGGATTTATACCTTCCGCCTCGTTTAAAGTTACACGAAGCAACTCTGAAAGTCTTGGTACGCATGGGGAAAATTATGAGTCTCCTAATCCTCCTGCTCCAAATTATCATTCTTCTCCACAAGTAGCTTCGCAAGCAACTAATTCCCAAGCCAATCTCTACTCTAATGAAGATTCAGAAGCATTAAGTCAGGTACGCCAAACTGAGACATCATATAATAATCAAGTAACAACACCATTGTACATTGATAGTTATGTTACTCATCCGAAGTATGCTGCGACTAAGTCTAGCGCTTTTCCAAGTGAAAACCAGTATAAAGTCCCAGCTAAGGTACAATTTAACTCTTATCCTACATTGTCTGAACTTGCACCTAATGTTCCCGTCTACGGTCCAATCGCTCAAGTTTCATTACATTCTATTGTCCCAAATAATCATCATCAGGTTCAACAATCGGCTTCACAAAATACTGCCTACAAGGCACCAATAGCTCacaattttaagaatattcaCCCTACGACCAAAGTCTATGCCCCATTGCATGCTCATAATCAACAGCAGCAATATGACCctcaatttcaaaattatgcACATAATCCTTATGATAATGTTCAGTACACTACTACTCCAGGACTAgaaataagtaataaaaaacttGAGCTTCCAGTCATACAATTACAAACAGCACAGAATTATCCAGGTTATATACAAACGCTAGAAACAACACCACTGATTTTTAGTAGTGAAACCGGTCTACAGTACAAAGCAGATCCAGGGTTTAGACTATCTTATGAATTCGCCAAACCAAAACATAATCATCCTAATCAAAGATCTGGTACTAATTCGCCATTCTTAGGTGTTGCAAGCCCAATTCAAGTTTTGCCTGTACAAACTGCTAGTAGTACTGCTCAATTTCCGAAATTCAAAGGAGCTAGTATTGGGCAGTTCCCTAGTAGaggtttttcaaagataccaAATGATTATCAGGAATTTAAATCACAGCCACAGTTACACTTTAATGCAAATGCAAATACTAATCCAAAAAGCTATCATCAGTCTGCATTTTATACGAAACCATTAGAAGAAATTAGAACTGACGTGGAGGTTATAGACAAAATAAAGCCTATTCCCCCTCTACCTAAAacagatgatgatgatgatgaaacTGCTGATGATGATAGTGGAGAAG GTTTCAAAAAGACCGACAGTTATTTCCCTAAAaacgatgacgatgatgacgtCGAAACGTTACCgaaaaaatactttaaacAGTCAGAATTGGAAGGCGACTTCCAGCCTTCCAAATCTTATCCATTTGATGAATATGATGGTAAATTTGGCAagcaaaaaaaagtaaatattaatgatgaagatgacgacgatgacgatgacgacgatgcGAATGTAAATCTAGCCGCTAAATATCGATATCTAGCTAAATcagaagacgacgacgatgatgacgatAATGACGAGAATGCAAGTGCAGAAGATAAACCCAAATCTAAGTATAAAGTTTATCCTTTGCATAAAAACTtccgtaaaaataaaaacattgaaGATGAcgaagatgaagaagaaaCTCAGAAACAAGAGAAACGAGAAAAAATTCTGGATCGTGAACAGCATGGCCGAAGGAAAAGTAAAGGTCATAAGGGACGTAGTAAGAGTTATGCTGATGAATTTGAAGAAACATTTAGAAGGAAACCTAACAAACTTA AACATTCTCATCGTCGTTCAAAAGGTTCCAAAGCCTCAAAAGAATCCAACGAAAGACCTCGAATATCTGCAAGTTACTCTGCATCAGCATcgctgaaaaaaaatcgtcatCGTGCTTACCGCGATGAAAGTGGTGAACCATCTAGTCGGCCATCATCTCTGTCAGGACCGACAAGACAAACATTTAAAAGAGATTATAGATTGGAAGAATCTGATAAGCCTAAGAAGGACATTAACAGAAAAACTTTACCACAGGTTGTTTGGCAAGATTCCTATGGAATGAGAGTGAACAATCCTGAGGACGAAGCGTTACGTTCCAGTTATTCAAAGGAAGAAGCTGCTG TGATCGACAGTTATGGAAGTACGAGAAAGCCATCCACAACTTCCAGCCAAGAATTAACAACAAAACTACCGCACAAAAGTACAACACTGCCTTCCCAAAATGATGATAAACTTGGTTCCTCAACGTTCAGTAGACGTGGTAGTTGGAAATCTGCAGGAATAAAAATCAAGCCGATTTCTAACGAAAGCTACAGCAAACCATCAGGATCAGGATTGAAAGCTCTTGTAAACCCAAAGCAAAATTACTTCAGTCCGCTTCTTGGTCGAGGAGAGATTTTTCGTACTCTTAAAGGTGTATGA
- the LOC107980551 gene encoding homeobox protein 2 isoform X2 yields MIFHRVILFLFYWQCIGGENLENISIESVLDQVAIPTKIINEFLQKPVRNLPSKKYVANEEVESSTIHYENANGFVPLIVSTQPYELKHNRRNLIQYDAINKTKKNTPKIIKKNSTFPEETRIFFTTPNTGENRRLFQIDDNQNEFELLKVNNDTPAVATYNSFIDHSRNNYKSDRSNSEINYGKSLRTKDRERGKRIQNYMDSYDVASEDGRQYTHSEVDKNNKKALYQQEKNHHYSEASTTSYGTQKISPQTNYGTMTSTMSSIKAFTPKVDKNEAYRFNNPIMVNEKFRGQSLPSTAFTSNHNGDKKDKFDRATLENRESESLSQIEGTSRNYDSANFRDFSDENLDYMEEMDKPRRVQKTSKRRPYRFDSSRKLPKEHREIYGDSYDDQGRKRANKPKSRQKQKSKPIEVVNEDDPYEKEEQFEGDENNRNNQQHFNGGNTWNQVAPNVEVSHSNGYEIDQIEKPKLHIVPVNILSNFDHATALDNSQGFDITNAMFTGFVHEAPLVSTATPLISSSPNYLNRNSIPSSTSKSSTSISTPVPDVIVGQSSFNNPIQAVLMPNKLQQNMLNQYMQSTVSPTLFAVTPRPGFLASSTISPSLQQILNQVQSSIPINQHIFNAQPTQQTYANLLQPIHSNANNQIYVNANSDQGQNFYQFKNSQSATSTSNSESNESQHKKFNVNNGQFVASASLSVGNNQHSQTRNKNAIKRNNYRSNNQNQNKNNNDNIQRNQQKKGQGSSNFVQPTVVPAILHTGTNEGLDNSMKQLQYNIKNNRYQLTSISSIDNAGGASNNVNAINNLIDPIQKAQLPLLEATNVEIVNPNLNANAYAINQVPATLVTTPIPIFTTTGFIASKQAFTSTTQEPLGADRALFNPINFVPNYDLIKSQSVLNSNVVPNNQFVQQNLNLVPVVPGGNFYKHSQGAQIDLANKPKLSSDLEKYAEEMFKESLRTIYNSHKWNNDPRSPGNISLVDNSDLAKLRNELLRIKNNIRDSKIPKDVLEAHHTENKFRTVRPDSSIEQNFKNHKQHSKGQHHHLHHHHHSHHQRHKPEISDFLTPPRLNSFISKSPFHDKPPKKRPNQSHGQGHGPHPNFSHENSRLRPRQGIVSTKSKGEEPQASTIVDYRYSIRQHHNQPDYQSGQSYNYPTFTTSLPESDHFRSSAEYRSSEGDFYDINHQRTHNLMGLLMKNKQLPPGTQGNYYSDSQAINKAFHEENQRMQSQAYEDALRNFGKRSDGQVKLITHSLVSRKVPSNKYRI; encoded by the exons ATGATTTTTCACCGT gtaatattatttttattttactggcAATGCATCGGCGGAGAAAATTTGGAGAACATATCTATTGAGTCAGTTCTAGATCAAGTGGCTATAcctacaaaaattataaatgaatttttacaaaaacccGTTAGAAATTTACCGTCGAAGAAATATGTTGCAAACGAAGAAGTTGAGAGTTCAACGATTCATTATGAGAATGCAAATGGTTTCGTGCCTCTAATAGTTTCTACGCAGCCATACGAATTAAAGCATAACAGAAGAAATCTTATACAATATgatgcaataaataaaacaaaaaagaatacacctaaaattattaaaaaaaattctacatTTCCTGAAGAAACcagaatttttttcactaCACCTAATACAGGCGAAAATCGAAGATTGTTTCAAATAGATGACAACCAAAATGAATTCGAATTACTCAAAGTAAATAATGATACACCAGCTGTGGCTACCTACAACTCATTTATTGATCACTctcgaaataattataaatccGATCGATCTAATTCGGAAATTAATTATGGAAAATCGCTTAGAACTAAAGACAGGGAACGAGGAAAACGGATCCAAAATTATATGGATAGTTATGATGTGGCAAGCGAAGATGGCCGACAATATACACATAGCGaagttgataaaaataataaaaaagctttgtatcaacaagaaaaaaatcatcattACAGTGAAGCTAGTACTACAAGTTATGGGACTCAGAAAATATCACCTCAAACTAATTATGGTACAATGACTTCTACAATGTCAAGTATTAAAGCTTTCACTCCAAAGGTAGATAAAAATGAAGCGTACAGATTTAATAATCCAATAATGGTTAATGAAAAGTTTAGGGGACAGTCATTGCCGTCAACTGCGTTTACCTCAAATCATAACGGCGATAAGAAAGATAAATTTGATAGAGCTACTTTAGAAAATAGAGAGTCTGAATCATTATCACAGATTGAAGGAACAAGCAGAAATTATGATTCAGCGAATTTCAGAGAtttttcagatgaaaatcTCGATTATATGGAAGAAATGGATAAACCTCGACGAGTACAGAAAACAAGTAAAAGGCGACCGTATCGGTTTGATTCATCTAGAAAACTACCAAAAGAACATCGAGAGATATACGGCGATTCCTACGATGATCAAGGAAGAAAACGCGCAAATAAACCAAAATCAaggcaaaaacaaaaatctaaaCCTATAGAAGTTGTGAATGAAGATGATCCTTACGAGAAGGAAGAACAATTTGAAGGTGATGAAAATAACCGTAATAATCAGCAACATTTTAACGGTGGTAATACTTGGAATCAAGTCGCACCGAATGTAGAGGTATCACATTCTAATGGTTACGAAATCGATCAAATTgaaaaacctaagcttcacaTTGTACCCGTAAATATTTTGTCCAATTTCGATCATGCAACAGCTTTAGATAATAGTCAAGGATTTGATATCACAAATGCAATGTTTACGGGTTTTGTGCATGAAGCACCACTCGTTAGCACAGCTACTCCTCTAATCAGTTCATCACCGAATTATCTAAATCGAAATTCAATACCATCTAGTACTTCAAAATCTTCTACGAGCATATCTACACCAGTTCCCGATGTTATTGTTGGTCAAAGCTCATTTAATAATCCTATTCAGGCCGTATTAATGCCTAATAAACTTCAGCAAAATATGTTAAATCAGTACATGCAAAGTACCGTTTCCCCTACACTTTTTGCGGTAACTCCTCGTCCAGGCTTTTTAGCGTCATCTACTATATCTCCAAGCCttcaacaaattttaaatcaagtACAATCTTCTATTCCAATTAACCAACATATTTTTAACGCACAACCAACGCAACAGACATACGCAAATTTACTTCAGCCAATCCATTCAAATGCGAACAATCAAATATATGTAAATGCCAATAGTGATCAGGggcaaaatttttatcaattcaaAAACTCACAATCTGCAACTTCAACATCTAATTCTGAAAGTAATGAATCACagcataaaaaatttaatgttaaTAACGGACAATTCGTTGCATCAGCTAGTTTATCAGTAGGAAATAACCAACATAGCCAaacgagaaataaaaatgctatCAAAAGAAACAATTATCGAAGCAATAATCagaatcaaaataaaaataataatgataatatacaAAGAAATCAACAGAAAAAAGGGCAAGGTTCCAGTAATTTTGTTCAACCAACAGTTGTTCCAGCAATTTTACATACAG GAACTAATGAAGGTTTGGATAATTCTATGAAGCAATTACAGTACAATATAAAAAACAATCGATATCAACTTACCAGTATTTCAAGCATTGATAATGCAGGAGGTGCAAGTAATAATGTCAATGCTATCAACAATCTTATTGATCCTATTCAAAAAGCTCAACTACCACTACTTGAAGCGACAAATGTTGAAATTGTAAATCCTAATCTTAATGCAAATGCTTATGCTATTAATCAGGTACCAGCTACTTTAGTAACAACCCCAATACCAATATTTACGACTACTGGGTTTATTGCTTCAAAACAAGCTTTTACATCAACAACTCAGGAACCATTG GGCGCTGATAGAGCATTGTTTAATCCAATAAACTTTGTTCCAAACTATGACCTTATTAAAAGTCAGTCAGTTTTAAATAGCAATGTTGtgccaaataatcaatttgttCAACAAAATCTTAATTTGGTACCAGTAGTTCCAGGAGGAAACTTTTACAAACATTCGCAAGGAGCACAAATTGATTTAGCAAATAAACCAAAACTAAGTTCAGATCTTGAAAAATATGCTGAAGAAATGTTTAAAGAATCTTTGAGAACAATATATAACTCACACAAATGGAACAATGATCCTCGATCGCCAGGAAACATAAGTCTTGTCGATAATTCTGATCTTGCTAAATTAAGAAACGAATTActtagaattaaaaataatatacgaGATTCCAAAATACCAAAAGATGTATTAGAAGCTCATCatacagaaaataaatttcgaaCGGTTAGGCCAGACTCATCTATTgagcaaaattttaaaaatcataaacaacattcaaAAGGACAGcatcatcatcttcatcatcACCATCATTCACATCATCAGAGGCATAAACCTGAAATAAGCGATTTTTTAACGCCACCTAGATTAAACTCTTTTATTTCGAAAAGTCCGTTCCATGACAAACCGCCAAAAAAAAGACCAAATCAGAGTCATGGGCAAGGGCATGGCCCACACCCAAATTTTAGTCATGAAAATTCTCGATTACGCCCAAGACAGGGGATAGTGTCAACAAAATCAAAAGGTGAAGAACCACAAGCAAGCACAATTGTAGATTATAGATATTCTATCAGACAACATCATAATCAACCAGATTACCAAAGTGGTCAATCTTATAATTATCCCACATTCACCACTTCGCTGCCGGAGAGTGATCACTTTAGATCTTCGGCTGAATATAGATCCTCAGAGGGAGACTTTTATGACATTAATCACCAAAGAACTCATAATTTAATGGGTCTCCTCATGAAGAATAAACAACTACCTCCAGGTACACAAGGAAACTATTACAGTGACAGTCAAGCAATTAATAAAGCTTTTCACGAAGAAAACCAACGAATGCAATCGCAGGCGTACGAAGATGCATTAAGGAACTTTGGAAAAAGATCAGATGGACAAGTTAAATTAATCACACATTCTTTGGTTTCAAGGAAAGTTCCGTCCAACAAAtacagaatataa
- the LOC107980551 gene encoding putative uncharacterized protein DDB_G0277255 isoform X1, which yields MIFHRVILFLFYWQCIGGENLENISIESVLDQVAIPTKIINEFLQKPVRNLPSKKYVANEEVESSTIHYENANGFVPLIVSTQPYELKHNRRNLIQYDAINKTKKNTPKIIKKNSTFPEETRIFFTTPNTGENRRLFQIDDNQNEFELLKVNNDTPAVATYNSFIDHSRNNYKSDRSNSEINYGKSLRTKDRERGKRIQNYMDSYDVASEDGRQYTHSEVDKNNKKALYQQEKNHHYSEASTTSYGTQKISPQTNYGTMTSTMSSIKAFTPKVDKNEAYRFNNPIMVNEKFRGQSLPSTAFTSNHNGDKKDKFDRATLENRESESLSQIEGTSRNYDSANFRDFSDENLDYMEEMDKPRRVQKTSKRRPYRFDSSRKLPKEHREIYGDSYDDQGRKRANKPKSRQKQKSKPIEVVNEDDPYEKEEQFEGDENNRNNQQHFNGGNTWNQVAPNVEVSHSNGYEIDQIEKPKLHIVPVNILSNFDHATALDNSQGFDITNAMFTGFVHEAPLVSTATPLISSSPNYLNRNSIPSSTSKSSTSISTPVPDVIVGQSSFNNPIQAVLMPNKLQQNMLNQYMQSTVSPTLFAVTPRPGFLASSTISPSLQQILNQVQSSIPINQHIFNAQPTQQTYANLLQPIHSNANNQIYVNANSDQGQNFYQFKNSQSATSTSNSESNESQHKKFNVNNGQFVASASLSVGNNQHSQTRNKNAIKRNNYRSNNQNQNKNNNDNIQRNQQKKGQGSSNFVQPTVVPAILHTGIGLYRNQNSQLVQNPLFIANSQSNTPIFKGTNEGLDNSMKQLQYNIKNNRYQLTSISSIDNAGGASNNVNAINNLIDPIQKAQLPLLEATNVEIVNPNLNANAYAINQVPATLVTTPIPIFTTTGFIASKQAFTSTTQEPLGADRALFNPINFVPNYDLIKSQSVLNSNVVPNNQFVQQNLNLVPVVPGGNFYKHSQGAQIDLANKPKLSSDLEKYAEEMFKESLRTIYNSHKWNNDPRSPGNISLVDNSDLAKLRNELLRIKNNIRDSKIPKDVLEAHHTENKFRTVRPDSSIEQNFKNHKQHSKGQHHHLHHHHHSHHQRHKPEISDFLTPPRLNSFISKSPFHDKPPKKRPNQSHGQGHGPHPNFSHENSRLRPRQGIVSTKSKGEEPQASTIVDYRYSIRQHHNQPDYQSGQSYNYPTFTTSLPESDHFRSSAEYRSSEGDFYDINHQRTHNLMGLLMKNKQLPPGTQGNYYSDSQAINKAFHEENQRMQSQAYEDALRNFGKRSDGQVKLITHSLVSRKVPSNKYRI from the exons ATGATTTTTCACCGT gtaatattatttttattttactggcAATGCATCGGCGGAGAAAATTTGGAGAACATATCTATTGAGTCAGTTCTAGATCAAGTGGCTATAcctacaaaaattataaatgaatttttacaaaaacccGTTAGAAATTTACCGTCGAAGAAATATGTTGCAAACGAAGAAGTTGAGAGTTCAACGATTCATTATGAGAATGCAAATGGTTTCGTGCCTCTAATAGTTTCTACGCAGCCATACGAATTAAAGCATAACAGAAGAAATCTTATACAATATgatgcaataaataaaacaaaaaagaatacacctaaaattattaaaaaaaattctacatTTCCTGAAGAAACcagaatttttttcactaCACCTAATACAGGCGAAAATCGAAGATTGTTTCAAATAGATGACAACCAAAATGAATTCGAATTACTCAAAGTAAATAATGATACACCAGCTGTGGCTACCTACAACTCATTTATTGATCACTctcgaaataattataaatccGATCGATCTAATTCGGAAATTAATTATGGAAAATCGCTTAGAACTAAAGACAGGGAACGAGGAAAACGGATCCAAAATTATATGGATAGTTATGATGTGGCAAGCGAAGATGGCCGACAATATACACATAGCGaagttgataaaaataataaaaaagctttgtatcaacaagaaaaaaatcatcattACAGTGAAGCTAGTACTACAAGTTATGGGACTCAGAAAATATCACCTCAAACTAATTATGGTACAATGACTTCTACAATGTCAAGTATTAAAGCTTTCACTCCAAAGGTAGATAAAAATGAAGCGTACAGATTTAATAATCCAATAATGGTTAATGAAAAGTTTAGGGGACAGTCATTGCCGTCAACTGCGTTTACCTCAAATCATAACGGCGATAAGAAAGATAAATTTGATAGAGCTACTTTAGAAAATAGAGAGTCTGAATCATTATCACAGATTGAAGGAACAAGCAGAAATTATGATTCAGCGAATTTCAGAGAtttttcagatgaaaatcTCGATTATATGGAAGAAATGGATAAACCTCGACGAGTACAGAAAACAAGTAAAAGGCGACCGTATCGGTTTGATTCATCTAGAAAACTACCAAAAGAACATCGAGAGATATACGGCGATTCCTACGATGATCAAGGAAGAAAACGCGCAAATAAACCAAAATCAaggcaaaaacaaaaatctaaaCCTATAGAAGTTGTGAATGAAGATGATCCTTACGAGAAGGAAGAACAATTTGAAGGTGATGAAAATAACCGTAATAATCAGCAACATTTTAACGGTGGTAATACTTGGAATCAAGTCGCACCGAATGTAGAGGTATCACATTCTAATGGTTACGAAATCGATCAAATTgaaaaacctaagcttcacaTTGTACCCGTAAATATTTTGTCCAATTTCGATCATGCAACAGCTTTAGATAATAGTCAAGGATTTGATATCACAAATGCAATGTTTACGGGTTTTGTGCATGAAGCACCACTCGTTAGCACAGCTACTCCTCTAATCAGTTCATCACCGAATTATCTAAATCGAAATTCAATACCATCTAGTACTTCAAAATCTTCTACGAGCATATCTACACCAGTTCCCGATGTTATTGTTGGTCAAAGCTCATTTAATAATCCTATTCAGGCCGTATTAATGCCTAATAAACTTCAGCAAAATATGTTAAATCAGTACATGCAAAGTACCGTTTCCCCTACACTTTTTGCGGTAACTCCTCGTCCAGGCTTTTTAGCGTCATCTACTATATCTCCAAGCCttcaacaaattttaaatcaagtACAATCTTCTATTCCAATTAACCAACATATTTTTAACGCACAACCAACGCAACAGACATACGCAAATTTACTTCAGCCAATCCATTCAAATGCGAACAATCAAATATATGTAAATGCCAATAGTGATCAGGggcaaaatttttatcaattcaaAAACTCACAATCTGCAACTTCAACATCTAATTCTGAAAGTAATGAATCACagcataaaaaatttaatgttaaTAACGGACAATTCGTTGCATCAGCTAGTTTATCAGTAGGAAATAACCAACATAGCCAaacgagaaataaaaatgctatCAAAAGAAACAATTATCGAAGCAATAATCagaatcaaaataaaaataataatgataatatacaAAGAAATCAACAGAAAAAAGGGCAAGGTTCCAGTAATTTTGTTCAACCAACAGTTGTTCCAGCAATTTTACATACAGGTATAGGTTTATATCGCAACCAAAATTCACAACTTGTACAAAACCCACTATTTATAGCAAATTCTCAATCGAATACACCTATTTTTAAAGGAACTAATGAAGGTTTGGATAATTCTATGAAGCAATTACAGTACAATATAAAAAACAATCGATATCAACTTACCAGTATTTCAAGCATTGATAATGCAGGAGGTGCAAGTAATAATGTCAATGCTATCAACAATCTTATTGATCCTATTCAAAAAGCTCAACTACCACTACTTGAAGCGACAAATGTTGAAATTGTAAATCCTAATCTTAATGCAAATGCTTATGCTATTAATCAGGTACCAGCTACTTTAGTAACAACCCCAATACCAATATTTACGACTACTGGGTTTATTGCTTCAAAACAAGCTTTTACATCAACAACTCAGGAACCATTG GGCGCTGATAGAGCATTGTTTAATCCAATAAACTTTGTTCCAAACTATGACCTTATTAAAAGTCAGTCAGTTTTAAATAGCAATGTTGtgccaaataatcaatttgttCAACAAAATCTTAATTTGGTACCAGTAGTTCCAGGAGGAAACTTTTACAAACATTCGCAAGGAGCACAAATTGATTTAGCAAATAAACCAAAACTAAGTTCAGATCTTGAAAAATATGCTGAAGAAATGTTTAAAGAATCTTTGAGAACAATATATAACTCACACAAATGGAACAATGATCCTCGATCGCCAGGAAACATAAGTCTTGTCGATAATTCTGATCTTGCTAAATTAAGAAACGAATTActtagaattaaaaataatatacgaGATTCCAAAATACCAAAAGATGTATTAGAAGCTCATCatacagaaaataaatttcgaaCGGTTAGGCCAGACTCATCTATTgagcaaaattttaaaaatcataaacaacattcaaAAGGACAGcatcatcatcttcatcatcACCATCATTCACATCATCAGAGGCATAAACCTGAAATAAGCGATTTTTTAACGCCACCTAGATTAAACTCTTTTATTTCGAAAAGTCCGTTCCATGACAAACCGCCAAAAAAAAGACCAAATCAGAGTCATGGGCAAGGGCATGGCCCACACCCAAATTTTAGTCATGAAAATTCTCGATTACGCCCAAGACAGGGGATAGTGTCAACAAAATCAAAAGGTGAAGAACCACAAGCAAGCACAATTGTAGATTATAGATATTCTATCAGACAACATCATAATCAACCAGATTACCAAAGTGGTCAATCTTATAATTATCCCACATTCACCACTTCGCTGCCGGAGAGTGATCACTTTAGATCTTCGGCTGAATATAGATCCTCAGAGGGAGACTTTTATGACATTAATCACCAAAGAACTCATAATTTAATGGGTCTCCTCATGAAGAATAAACAACTACCTCCAGGTACACAAGGAAACTATTACAGTGACAGTCAAGCAATTAATAAAGCTTTTCACGAAGAAAACCAACGAATGCAATCGCAGGCGTACGAAGATGCATTAAGGAACTTTGGAAAAAGATCAGATGGACAAGTTAAATTAATCACACATTCTTTGGTTTCAAGGAAAGTTCCGTCCAACAAAtacagaatataa